In Sulfitobacter sp. W027, a single window of DNA contains:
- a CDS encoding DedA family protein: MFDFITLLLASMGSLGVAALMLIENVFSPIPSEVIVPFAGYLAASGDFSFVCVVIAGTISSATGAFLWY; this comes from the coding sequence ATGTTTGACTTCATCACATTGCTACTGGCTTCCATGGGCAGTCTCGGCGTCGCGGCCCTCATGCTGATCGAGAACGTCTTCTCTCCAATCCCTTCAGAAGTCATCGTGCCGTTCGCAGGCTATCTCGCGGCAAGCGGTGACTTTTCCTTCGTCTGTGTAGTGATTGCCGGCACGATCAGTTCAGCGACCGGCGCATTCCTATGGTATTGA
- a CDS encoding response regulator transcription factor — MAHILIVDDEDQIRKFLRITLEAAGYTIAEAANGKEGITKASTTAPDLMVLDLGLPDMDGKRVLATVRENHDLPVLVLSVRSDEVQKVEALDLGAQDYVTKPFGTRELLARIRGLLRDRGGERASITQLEIRGLALNLPERTALLEKASISLTPKEFDLLWLLASYSGRLVTQRMALERVWGPAHAEDSQYLRIFIKQLRAKLGDDATDPTWIFTEPGIGYRFREG; from the coding sequence ATGGCACATATTCTGATTGTAGATGACGAGGACCAGATCCGAAAATTTCTGCGGATCACTCTCGAGGCAGCCGGTTACACCATTGCGGAGGCAGCAAATGGCAAGGAGGGTATCACCAAAGCATCGACCACGGCACCTGACCTCATGGTCCTCGATCTGGGCCTTCCCGACATGGATGGCAAGCGTGTGCTTGCTACCGTGCGGGAAAACCACGACCTGCCGGTTCTGGTGCTTTCAGTGAGGTCGGATGAGGTCCAGAAGGTCGAGGCGCTTGATCTTGGCGCACAGGATTACGTGACCAAGCCATTCGGCACGCGCGAGCTTCTGGCTCGCATCAGAGGCCTCCTTCGGGATCGCGGCGGCGAGCGGGCCTCGATCACTCAACTGGAAATTCGGGGCCTCGCACTCAATCTTCCCGAAAGGACCGCGCTGCTGGAGAAGGCATCCATCTCCCTGACCCCCAAGGAATTCGATCTACTCTGGCTCCTCGCTTCTTATTCCGGCCGTCTCGTCACACAGCGGATGGCACTGGAGCGAGTCTGGGGGCCAGCCCATGCGGAAGATAGCCAGTATCTGCGGATTTTCATTAAGCAGCTTCGAGCCAAGCTTGGCGATGATGCGACCGATCCGACGTGGATCTTCACCGAGCCCGGCATCGGTTACCGGTTTCGCGAGGGATGA
- a CDS encoding YfjI family protein, with amino-acid sequence MPTKPTKTTRIQKPQNSLFNDIKIKENGRRRSLKREECEQLVALLAAKECPEALAVDGLVPNGSFFDRLCRFFKKTDASYALPLFQLIMIASSYLTQGGATLWIPGLGTKRPILWTIALAGSGSSKTLATDKVAEILMPKGHDSGVMMFPTGSTDAQWIMDLAENNGAYWFQDEVGQLFQQILKQSNYARIKPWMLDAYSHKPISNRLKGEVEKLSVEDPHFTFLGLSVRETWADNVDAASMLDGFCQRFNYVIAPPRSDTDMFNHFMYFVGEGIEQWQEELTELWHALCFQEGALETYTMNDGVLPYLEGWWRSLRTKWGNAALPGSFVRRTGFSILSYLVVLHFLLGKSRRPIDLETAELATRYAEFHLESTLIMMREYDRGERSHIQMVAAKREGLLRDGSKEVKVRDVQRRLSKKQGQELSKERIAEILGVLDRLENSQDLFDKIVPEDASLTAQRQARIELLQTRAATVLERWAQRERSRNQKRLYRLLKAYRSEAKASIGENSKPAANTTNVVSMGKRHEVDREAS; translated from the coding sequence ATGCCGACCAAACCCACTAAAACTACCCGAATCCAGAAGCCCCAGAACTCCTTGTTCAACGACATCAAGATCAAGGAGAATGGAAGACGCCGCTCTTTGAAGCGAGAAGAGTGTGAGCAACTCGTAGCCCTCCTTGCCGCCAAGGAATGCCCCGAAGCGCTGGCCGTCGATGGTCTCGTTCCGAACGGTTCCTTCTTCGATCGACTTTGCCGGTTCTTCAAGAAAACTGATGCAAGCTACGCACTTCCGCTTTTCCAGTTGATCATGATCGCCTCATCCTACCTCACGCAAGGTGGAGCCACCCTTTGGATCCCGGGGCTCGGCACGAAGCGTCCGATCCTTTGGACCATCGCACTTGCTGGGTCTGGTAGTTCGAAGACCCTTGCCACGGACAAGGTGGCGGAGATCCTCATGCCGAAGGGCCATGATTCCGGCGTCATGATGTTCCCTACCGGATCGACGGACGCACAATGGATCATGGATCTGGCTGAGAATAATGGAGCTTACTGGTTTCAAGATGAGGTGGGGCAGCTTTTCCAGCAGATTCTCAAGCAGTCGAACTACGCCCGCATCAAGCCCTGGATGCTTGACGCTTACTCCCACAAGCCGATCTCAAATCGCCTGAAGGGAGAGGTTGAAAAACTTTCCGTCGAAGACCCTCACTTCACGTTCTTGGGCCTGAGTGTTCGGGAGACCTGGGCTGATAACGTGGATGCCGCGAGCATGCTCGATGGTTTTTGTCAGCGGTTCAATTACGTGATCGCGCCGCCTCGAAGCGACACGGATATGTTCAACCATTTCATGTATTTCGTGGGCGAAGGCATCGAACAGTGGCAGGAAGAACTCACAGAGCTCTGGCACGCTCTTTGTTTCCAAGAGGGCGCTCTGGAGACCTACACAATGAACGATGGCGTCCTTCCTTATCTGGAGGGATGGTGGCGAAGCCTCCGAACGAAGTGGGGCAATGCCGCTTTGCCAGGGTCTTTCGTTCGGCGAACCGGCTTTTCTATCCTCAGCTACCTTGTCGTGCTGCACTTTCTGCTCGGGAAGTCCCGGCGGCCCATCGATCTGGAAACTGCAGAGCTGGCCACCAGATACGCGGAATTCCACCTTGAAAGCACGTTGATCATGATGCGGGAATATGATCGGGGCGAACGCTCTCATATTCAGATGGTGGCTGCAAAGCGCGAAGGGCTGCTTCGCGATGGATCGAAAGAAGTGAAAGTGCGGGACGTTCAGCGTCGTCTTAGCAAAAAGCAAGGCCAAGAGCTTTCCAAGGAACGCATCGCCGAGATCCTCGGGGTTCTGGACCGCTTGGAAAACTCGCAGGACCTTTTTGATAAGATTGTTCCAGAGGACGCCAGCCTGACTGCACAGCGTCAGGCGAGAATCGAGCTTTTGCAAACTCGCGCAGCGACGGTTCTGGAACGATGGGCCCAACGAGAGCGCAGTCGGAACCAGAAACGCCTCTACCGCCTGCTCAAAGCCTATCGCTCTGAAGCCAAAGCCAGCATTGGAGAGAATTCGAAACCGGCGGCAAATACGACCAACGTCGTATCGATGGGCAAGCGGCATGAGGTTGATCGAGAAGCCTCTTGA
- a CDS encoding TrkH family potassium uptake protein — protein sequence MKFIAFINGALLLALGIAMAFDAVLFPATRTVFVEAAILTILIGGCVCLSAQDWGKGLDRRLSFLLTGSAWMVAAGAGAFPLWLWGLSFTDAFFESMSGITTTGSTVMTGLDGTAPGVLLWRAILQWIGGVGFIVAGIALLPAMRVGGMQLYQTESSEKGEKALTSAAHFAAATIWIYLVLTSVCAILYLAGGMTGFEASVHAFTTVSSGGYSTSDASFGHFDSAYLQWIGSAFMLSAGLPFAWYIRVLNRSAWQSEQVRALLMTLTAVICLLTVWRVWTANAPLLESLRLVTFNVISVVTTTGFATTDYTAWGPFAVTMFLCLTLMGGCTGSTSGGVKMMRWIILARAVRAQVRRIYYPHGTFPIIYDQKIVGDDVMSGVMTFFTFFAATVFVLALALALMGLDFATAVSGAITAVANVGPGVGSIIGPAGNFSTLSEPAKWLLSLGMYVGRLEMLTVYVLLVPTYWRETAGLR from the coding sequence TTGAAATTCATTGCTTTCATCAACGGTGCCCTGCTGCTCGCCCTGGGGATAGCAATGGCATTTGACGCCGTGCTGTTTCCAGCAACACGGACAGTCTTTGTCGAAGCCGCCATCCTTACAATCTTGATCGGCGGTTGCGTGTGCCTAAGCGCGCAGGATTGGGGTAAGGGCCTTGATCGCCGGCTGTCGTTCCTTCTCACGGGAAGTGCGTGGATGGTGGCGGCGGGAGCCGGTGCGTTTCCGTTATGGCTCTGGGGATTGTCGTTCACCGACGCGTTCTTCGAGTCGATGTCCGGTATTACCACGACCGGCTCAACAGTCATGACCGGTCTTGACGGAACCGCCCCAGGTGTCCTTCTCTGGCGGGCCATCCTCCAATGGATCGGCGGTGTGGGCTTCATCGTGGCGGGGATTGCGCTTTTGCCCGCCATGCGAGTTGGCGGCATGCAACTCTACCAGACAGAAAGTTCTGAGAAGGGCGAAAAAGCGTTAACCAGCGCCGCCCATTTCGCAGCGGCAACGATCTGGATCTACTTGGTGCTGACGTCGGTTTGCGCGATCCTCTATCTGGCGGGCGGAATGACGGGGTTCGAGGCAAGCGTGCATGCCTTCACGACCGTCTCCTCGGGTGGGTATTCGACATCCGACGCCTCCTTCGGACATTTCGACAGCGCTTACTTGCAGTGGATCGGCAGTGCATTCATGTTGAGTGCCGGGCTACCATTCGCGTGGTATATCCGTGTTCTGAACCGTAGCGCTTGGCAAAGCGAACAGGTGAGAGCCCTCCTTATGACCCTCACAGCGGTGATCTGCCTTCTCACCGTGTGGAGGGTTTGGACTGCGAATGCCCCCCTGCTTGAAAGTCTTCGCTTGGTTACCTTCAACGTCATCTCTGTGGTGACGACCACCGGCTTCGCTACGACAGACTACACAGCTTGGGGGCCCTTCGCTGTTACAATGTTCCTGTGCCTGACACTCATGGGCGGATGCACCGGGTCCACTTCTGGCGGTGTCAAAATGATGAGATGGATAATCCTTGCGCGCGCCGTTCGCGCTCAAGTGCGGCGCATTTACTACCCGCACGGCACATTTCCGATCATATACGATCAAAAGATCGTGGGGGATGATGTCATGAGCGGTGTGATGACGTTCTTCACCTTCTTCGCGGCGACAGTGTTCGTGCTCGCCCTTGCTCTGGCGTTGATGGGGCTGGACTTCGCCACGGCTGTGAGCGGCGCAATCACTGCCGTGGCCAACGTTGGGCCGGGCGTCGGGTCAATCATAGGACCGGCAGGCAATTTCTCAACCTTATCCGAACCTGCAAAATGGTTATTGAGCTTGGGAATGTATGTCGGGCGATTGGAGATGTTGACGGTTTATGTCCTACTCGTCCCGACTTATTGGCGTGAGACTGCGGGACTGAGATAA